The Anastrepha ludens isolate Willacy chromosome 2, idAnaLude1.1, whole genome shotgun sequence genome contains a region encoding:
- the LOC128854730 gene encoding uncharacterized protein LOC128854730 isoform X6 has translation MDIRSKGSRKDHRTGFFRKDRSKKKMPPKNRYSAEKISNENISSSAKKLKTDRETSAPEDPNIGYRILNFLTVFAALLECVKCKKCNSDVRFSIESTRGLGFKIVVSCLSCKPTFIPSCPYINTAYEINTRFFFVLRLLGIGLRGAMKFCGLMDLPPPLQQSTYDMIINNIHSAASNIAQLVLKQAVKEEQQEIKKEDSSADLRKLFVSGDGTWRKRGFTSLYGVAVLIGQFTGKVVDFLVKSSYCAECNYWNKHKNTEQYEAWKSNHDQNCQINHEGSAGKMEVDAMIELFSRSVEKHGVMYTNYVGDGDSKTYTGIVNGKPYGNRAEIVKKECVGHVQKRMGTRLRACKKDNPGIGGRNKLTLKLIDKLSVYYGLAIRRNCHSKDDMKKAIWATFYHYSSTDRKPKHHFCPEGRESWCKWQQAKAKNELKNFLHDYTELPKIVLDAIKPIYNDLSNDKLLERCVGGFTQNSNESFNQLIWKIAPKTMNSGAKIVNIAVFLASAHSIMMSPHY, from the coding sequence ATGGATATAAGAAGTAAAGGTTCTCGAAAAGATCATCGAACCGGATTTTTTCGCAAAGATCGAAGCAAAAAGAAAATGCCGCCCAAAAATCGATATTCTGCCGAAAAAATTTCCAACGAAAATATTAGTTCTAGtgccaaaaaattaaagactGATCGTGAGACATCCGCACCAGAAGATCCAAACATCGGGtatcgaattttgaattttctgactgTGTTTGCTGCCTTGTTGGAATGTGTAAAGTGTAAAAAGTGTAATAGTGATGTTCGATTCTCTATAGAAAGTACTCGAGGACTTGGTTTTAAGATTGTAGTTTCTTGTTTGTCGTGCAAACCGACTTTCATCCCTTCGTGCCCGTACATCAACACAGCTTACGAAATAaatacacgatttttttttgtcttgcgTTTATTGGGGATTGGTTTGCGTGGAGCTATGAAATTTTGTGGACTCATGGATTTACCGCCTCCGCTTCAACAATCGACGTATGATATGATTATTAATAACATTCATTCTGCTGCTTCTAATATTGCTCAATTGGTGTTAAAACAAGCTGTAAAAGAAGAACaacaggaaataaaaaaagaagattccAGTGCTGATTTAAGAAAACTGTTCGTTTCAGGAGATGGTACGTGGCGAAAACGTGGTTTTACCTCATTATATGGAGTTGCGGTTCTTATTGGTCAGTTTACAGGAAAAGTCGTTGATTTTCTTGTTAAATCTTCTTATTGTGCTGAATGTAATTAttggaataaacacaaaaataccGAGCAATATGAGGCATGGAAATCCAATCACGATCAAAATTGTCAGATCAATCATGAAGGATCAGCAGGTAAAATGGAAGTAGACGCCATGATAGAATTATTTTCAAGATCTGTTGAAAAGCATGGAGTGATGTACACTAATTACGTGGGGGATGGCGACTCCAAGACGTACACGGGAATAGTAAATGGAAAACCTTATGGTAATCGggctgaaattgtaaaaaaagaatgcGTAGGACATGTGCAAAAGCGAATGGGCACCCGTCTTCGCGCATGTAAAAAAGACAATCCTGGAATTGGCGGAAGAAATAAATTGACACTAAAACTGATAGATAAACTAAGCGTTTATTATGGTTTAGCTATTCGCAGAAATTGTCACTCCAAAGACGATATGAAAAAAGCGATATGGGCAACATTTTATCATTACAGCTCAACAGATAGAAAGCCGAAACATCACTTCTGTCCCGAGGGCCGCGAATCCTGGTGCAAGTGGCAACAAGCGAAAGctaaaaatgaattgaaaaatttcctCCACGATTATACTGAATTGCCAAAAATAGTGTTAGATGCCATCAAACCGATCTACAATGATCTCAGCAATGACAAATTGTTGGAACGCTGTGTTGGCGGATTTACGCAAAATTCAAATGAGAGCTTCAACCAATTGATTTGGAAGATAGCTCCAAAAACGATGAACAGCGGGGCCAAAATCGTCAATATTGCTGTATTTCTGGCATCAGCACATTCAATAATGATGTCACCTCATTATTAG